Proteins from a single region of Streptomyces vinaceus:
- a CDS encoding hemolysin family protein → MTEVLLLLVALLLCLACGAFVAAEFSLTTVERSELEQAAERGERGAESALAAVRSLTFQLSGAQLGITVTGLVIGMISKPSIAALLQGPFEALGLSAGAASSTALVLGTVLSTVVLMVVGELVPKNWAISSPLAIAKRVATTQRVFTRAFRPFISHLNTTANHMVRRLGMEPAEELASARTPQELVALARHSAKAGALEKDTAELFVRTLNLADLTAENVMTPRVQVTALDVQTTAEDVANATLATGLSRFPVYRGSLDTVVGTVHIKDVLALPAEERHRHPVSRLLRDPLLVPESLTVDRLLDLLSGRQTMAVVIDEYGGTAGVVTLEDIVEEVVGEVRDEHDPHETSDLAPAGTDASGRRLYSAEGAVRTDQLERIGLRVPDGPYETLAGLIATELGRIPAVGDSMELAGWRLDVVDASGRRAARVLLHAPADPAQESSDTGGEGDR, encoded by the coding sequence ATGACCGAAGTGCTCCTGCTCCTCGTGGCGCTGCTGCTCTGCCTCGCCTGCGGGGCCTTCGTCGCGGCCGAGTTCTCGCTGACCACCGTCGAGCGCAGTGAGCTCGAACAGGCCGCCGAGCGCGGCGAACGCGGAGCCGAGAGCGCCCTCGCAGCCGTCCGGAGCCTGACGTTCCAGCTCTCGGGAGCCCAGCTCGGCATCACGGTGACCGGCCTGGTCATCGGCATGATCTCCAAGCCCTCGATCGCCGCCCTGCTCCAGGGCCCCTTCGAGGCCCTGGGGCTGTCGGCCGGCGCCGCCTCCTCCACCGCCCTGGTCCTGGGCACCGTGCTGTCGACCGTCGTCCTGATGGTCGTCGGCGAACTGGTGCCCAAGAACTGGGCGATCTCCTCCCCGCTGGCCATCGCCAAGCGCGTGGCCACCACGCAGCGGGTCTTCACCCGCGCCTTCCGGCCGTTCATCAGCCACCTGAACACCACGGCGAACCACATGGTCCGCCGGCTCGGCATGGAGCCGGCCGAGGAGCTGGCCTCCGCACGCACCCCGCAGGAGCTGGTGGCGCTGGCCCGGCACTCCGCGAAGGCGGGCGCACTGGAGAAGGACACCGCCGAGCTCTTCGTACGGACCCTGAACCTGGCCGACCTGACCGCGGAGAACGTCATGACCCCGCGGGTCCAGGTCACGGCCCTCGACGTGCAGACCACCGCCGAGGACGTGGCCAACGCGACGCTCGCGACCGGCCTGTCCCGTTTCCCCGTCTACCGGGGCAGCCTCGACACCGTCGTCGGCACCGTCCACATCAAGGACGTGCTCGCGCTGCCCGCCGAGGAACGCCACCGCCACCCCGTCTCCCGGCTGCTGCGCGATCCGCTGCTCGTACCGGAGTCGCTGACGGTCGACCGGCTGCTGGACCTGCTGTCCGGCCGCCAGACGATGGCCGTGGTGATCGACGAGTACGGCGGAACGGCCGGCGTGGTCACCCTGGAGGACATCGTCGAGGAGGTCGTCGGCGAGGTGCGCGACGAACACGACCCGCACGAGACCTCCGACCTGGCCCCGGCCGGTACGGACGCCTCCGGGCGCCGCCTGTACTCCGCCGAGGGCGCCGTGCGCACCGACCAGCTGGAACGGATCGGACTGCGCGTGCCGGACGGCCCGTACGAAACCCTGGCCGGGCTGATAGCGACCGAGCTCGGCCGGATCCCGGCCGTCGGAGACAGCATGGAGCTGGCCGGCTGGCGGCTCGACGTGGTCGACGCGAGCGGCCGGCGGGCCGCGCGGGTGCTGCTGCACGCCCCGGCCGACCCGGCGCAGGAGTCCTCCGACACGGGTGGGGAGGGGGACCGATGA
- a CDS encoding SGNH/GDSL hydrolase family protein, producing the protein MEMNASYTSFVAVGDSFTEGMSDLLPDGSYRGWADLLAARLAAREPGFRYANLAVRGKLIGQIAEDQAPVAAAMGADVVTLVGGLNDALRPKVDMGRVRGHLEEAVGLLAPTCKTLVLMRSPGRNGPVMDRFRPRMEELFGIIEELAARHGALVVDLYGAGVLADPRMWDVDRLHLTAEGHRRVAEAVWQTLGLPPEQDWRAELAPAVAPGWAVRRTQDLSFARQHLLPWIGRRLTGRSSGDGRPAKRPELLPYEAVAAERLS; encoded by the coding sequence ATGGAGATGAATGCCTCTTACACCAGTTTCGTCGCGGTCGGCGACTCCTTCACCGAGGGCATGTCCGACCTGCTGCCCGACGGCTCCTACCGCGGCTGGGCCGATCTGCTGGCCGCCCGGCTCGCGGCGCGCGAGCCCGGTTTCCGCTACGCCAACCTCGCGGTGCGCGGGAAGCTGATCGGGCAGATCGCCGAGGACCAGGCCCCGGTCGCGGCGGCGATGGGCGCGGACGTGGTGACGCTGGTCGGCGGCCTGAACGACGCGCTGCGACCGAAGGTCGACATGGGCAGGGTGCGCGGGCACCTGGAGGAGGCCGTGGGGCTGCTGGCCCCCACCTGCAAGACGCTGGTGCTGATGCGCTCACCGGGGCGCAACGGGCCGGTGATGGACCGCTTCCGTCCGCGCATGGAGGAGCTCTTCGGGATCATCGAAGAGCTGGCCGCCCGGCACGGGGCCCTCGTCGTCGACCTGTACGGGGCCGGTGTGCTGGCCGACCCCCGGATGTGGGACGTGGACCGGCTGCACCTGACGGCCGAGGGCCACCGCCGGGTGGCCGAGGCGGTCTGGCAGACGCTCGGCCTGCCGCCCGAGCAGGACTGGCGCGCCGAACTGGCGCCGGCGGTGGCGCCGGGCTGGGCCGTGCGCCGGACCCAGGACCTCAGCTTCGCCCGGCAGCACCTGCTGCCGTGGATCGGCCGACGGCTGACGGGCCGCTCCTCCGGGGACGGCCGCCCGGCCAAGCGCCCGGAACTGCTGCCGTACGAGGCCGTCGCCGCCGAGCGGCTCTCGTAG
- a CDS encoding GNAT family N-acetyltransferase: MSDLHIGPASAADLTAVLDFWKTAAEGTSISDDLAGVERLHARDPHALLLARREGELVGTVIAGFDGWRCHLYRLAVHPGHRRRGIGSALLAAAEERFRELGGRRADAMVLDRNERAQGAWAAGGYHPEDHWTRWVKPLA, encoded by the coding sequence ATGAGTGATCTTCACATCGGCCCCGCGTCCGCCGCGGATCTCACCGCCGTGCTCGACTTCTGGAAGACGGCCGCCGAGGGAACGAGTATCAGTGACGACCTCGCCGGGGTCGAGCGCCTCCACGCCCGCGATCCGCACGCCCTGCTGCTGGCCCGGCGCGAGGGCGAACTCGTGGGCACCGTGATCGCCGGCTTCGACGGCTGGCGCTGCCACCTGTACCGGCTCGCGGTGCACCCCGGCCACCGCCGCCGGGGCATCGGTTCCGCGCTGCTGGCCGCCGCGGAGGAACGGTTCCGCGAGCTCGGCGGACGCCGCGCCGACGCGATGGTGCTGGACCGCAACGAGCGGGCGCAGGGGGCGTGGGCGGCAGGCGGTTACCACCCCGAGGACCACTGGACCCGCTGGGTCAAGCCGCTGGCCTGA
- a CDS encoding class I SAM-dependent methyltransferase — MPSPHRVPDSVDHPLFARFYARLSTTADARGGVRDLRGELLHGVSGRVIEIGAGNGLNFAHYPRAVSEVVAVEPERSLRRLAADAALRAEVPVDVVPGVAEALPVKSEAFDAAVASLVLCTVRDLPRALSELHRVLRPDAELRFFEHGRAPTAGMAAVQRTLDRTVWPRLFGGCHTAREPAAAIEDAGFRITSCRAFRLPERGPALPTSYCVIGTARRGPA, encoded by the coding sequence ATGCCCTCACCGCACCGTGTTCCGGACTCCGTCGACCATCCGTTGTTCGCCCGGTTCTACGCCCGGCTCAGCACCACCGCCGACGCCCGCGGCGGCGTACGCGATCTTCGCGGCGAACTCCTGCACGGGGTGTCGGGCCGGGTCATCGAGATCGGGGCGGGCAACGGCCTGAACTTCGCCCACTACCCGCGCGCCGTCTCCGAGGTCGTCGCCGTCGAACCGGAGCGCAGCCTGCGCAGGCTGGCGGCCGACGCCGCGCTCCGCGCCGAGGTCCCGGTGGATGTCGTGCCGGGGGTCGCCGAGGCCCTTCCCGTCAAGAGCGAGGCCTTCGACGCCGCCGTGGCCTCCCTGGTGCTGTGCACCGTACGGGATCTGCCGCGCGCGCTCTCGGAGCTCCACCGGGTGCTGCGCCCGGACGCCGAGCTGCGCTTCTTCGAGCACGGCCGCGCGCCCACCGCCGGCATGGCCGCCGTCCAGCGGACGCTGGACCGGACCGTCTGGCCGCGCCTCTTCGGCGGGTGCCACACCGCCCGTGAGCCCGCCGCCGCGATCGAGGACGCCGGCTTCCGGATCACCTCGTGCCGCGCCTTCCGCCTTCCGGAGCGCGGACCCGCGCTTCCGACCTCGTACTGCGTGATCGGGACGGCCCGCCGGGGTCCCGCGTAG
- a CDS encoding hemolysin family protein — MTVIQLLIGLATLVVNAFFVGAEFALISVRRSQIEPYAEQGDRRARAVLWALEHVSALMAAAQLGITLCTLVLGVVAEPAIAHLLTPLFDLVGVPSGLTHAISFVVALALATYLHMLFGEMLPKNVALSEPVRTALLLGPPLVTLARALRPVIFAINAFANLLLRLLRVDVKDEVAATFSDDELARIVKDSSDAGLIDDRASERLHDALELGRRPVTDVVLPLDRVVVAREGVTPTALQRLSAESGYSRFPVIDAQAGILGYLHVKDALDADGAERDQPFPVSALRPIAQVRAETPLDDVLTAMRRSRTHLAAVMGSGGAMTGLVTMEDVLRELFGRPASA; from the coding sequence ATGACGGTCATCCAACTGCTGATCGGCCTGGCGACCCTGGTCGTCAACGCCTTCTTCGTCGGCGCGGAGTTCGCGCTGATCTCGGTGCGTCGCAGCCAGATCGAGCCGTACGCCGAGCAGGGCGACCGGCGGGCCCGCGCCGTGCTGTGGGCGCTGGAGCACGTGTCGGCGCTGATGGCGGCGGCCCAGCTGGGCATCACCCTGTGCACCCTGGTGCTGGGTGTGGTGGCCGAACCGGCCATCGCGCACCTGCTGACCCCGCTGTTCGACCTCGTCGGGGTGCCCTCGGGGCTGACCCACGCGATCTCGTTCGTCGTGGCGCTGGCGCTGGCCACGTACCTGCACATGCTCTTCGGGGAGATGCTGCCGAAGAACGTGGCGCTGTCCGAGCCGGTGCGCACCGCGCTGCTGCTCGGTCCGCCGCTGGTGACCCTGGCCCGGGCGCTGCGGCCGGTGATCTTCGCGATCAACGCCTTCGCCAACCTCCTGCTGCGGCTGCTGCGGGTGGACGTGAAGGACGAGGTCGCGGCGACGTTCTCGGACGACGAGCTGGCCCGGATCGTGAAGGACTCCAGTGACGCGGGTCTGATCGACGACCGGGCGAGCGAGCGGCTGCACGACGCCTTGGAGCTGGGCCGGCGGCCGGTCACCGATGTGGTGCTGCCGCTGGACCGGGTCGTCGTGGCGCGCGAGGGCGTGACGCCTACGGCCCTGCAGCGCCTGTCGGCCGAGTCCGGGTACTCCCGCTTCCCCGTGATCGACGCGCAGGCCGGGATCCTCGGATACCTGCACGTCAAGGACGCGCTCGACGCGGACGGGGCGGAGCGGGACCAGCCGTTCCCGGTGTCTGCGCTGCGCCCGATCGCCCAGGTACGTGCGGAAACCCCGCTGGACGACGTGTTGACCGCGATGCGGCGCAGCCGGACGCACCTGGCGGCGGTCATGGGCTCGGGCGGAGCCATGACGGGCCTGGTCACGATGGAGGACGTACTGCGGGAGCTGTTCGGCAGGCCGGCCTCCGCCTGA
- a CDS encoding adenosylmethionine--8-amino-7-oxononanoate transaminase codes for MPDQHHPLPAAELLALDRQHVWHPYGPMPGRQEPLVVSSASGVRLRLAEPAQGQDELVDGMSSWWSAIHGYNHPVLNEAVTGQLGRMSHVMFGGLTHEPAVRLAARLVEITPPGLEHVFLADSGSVSVEVAVKMCLQYWRSVGRSGKTRLLTWRGGYHGDTWTPMGVCDPEGGMHELWSGILPQQLFADTPPSGFDAPVDPAYADHLRSLVRAHADELAAVIVEPVVQGAGGMRFHHPGYLRVLRELCDEYDVLLVLDEIATGFGRTGALFAADHAGITPDVMCLGKSLTGGYLTLAATLCTERVANGISQGAVPILAHGPTFMGNPLATAVALASIDLLLGQDWQREVKRIEAGLWEGLAPARELPGVRDVRVLGAIGVVQLTHQVDVAAATRAAVREGVWVRPFRDLIYVMPPFVTGDADVARICRAVCAAAQEG; via the coding sequence ATGCCTGATCAGCACCACCCGCTGCCGGCCGCCGAGCTGCTCGCGCTGGACCGGCAGCACGTCTGGCACCCGTACGGTCCGATGCCCGGGCGGCAGGAACCGCTGGTGGTCTCCTCCGCCTCGGGGGTCCGGCTGCGGCTGGCCGAGCCCGCGCAGGGGCAGGACGAGCTGGTCGACGGCATGTCCTCCTGGTGGTCGGCGATCCACGGGTACAACCACCCGGTGCTGAACGAGGCCGTGACCGGCCAACTCGGCCGGATGTCACACGTGATGTTCGGCGGGCTCACCCACGAGCCCGCCGTCCGCCTCGCCGCCCGGCTGGTGGAGATCACCCCGCCCGGCCTGGAGCACGTCTTCCTGGCCGACTCGGGATCGGTCTCGGTCGAGGTCGCGGTGAAGATGTGCCTCCAGTACTGGCGTTCCGTCGGCCGGTCCGGCAAGACCCGGCTGCTGACCTGGCGGGGCGGCTACCACGGGGACACCTGGACGCCGATGGGCGTCTGCGACCCCGAGGGCGGCATGCACGAGCTCTGGTCGGGGATCCTCCCGCAGCAGCTCTTCGCCGACACCCCGCCGAGCGGGTTCGACGCGCCCGTGGACCCCGCGTACGCCGACCACCTGCGCTCCCTGGTCCGCGCCCACGCGGACGAGCTGGCCGCGGTGATCGTGGAACCGGTGGTGCAGGGCGCGGGCGGCATGCGCTTCCACCACCCGGGGTACCTGCGGGTGCTGCGCGAGCTGTGCGACGAGTACGACGTACTGCTCGTCCTGGACGAGATCGCGACGGGCTTCGGCCGCACCGGCGCCCTGTTCGCGGCCGACCACGCCGGGATCACCCCGGACGTGATGTGCCTCGGCAAGTCGCTGACCGGCGGCTACCTCACGCTGGCCGCCACCTTGTGCACGGAGCGGGTGGCGAACGGGATCTCGCAGGGCGCCGTCCCGATCCTCGCCCACGGGCCGACGTTCATGGGCAATCCGCTCGCCACGGCCGTGGCGCTGGCCTCGATCGACCTGCTCCTCGGGCAGGACTGGCAGCGCGAGGTCAAGCGCATCGAGGCGGGCCTGTGGGAGGGGCTGGCCCCGGCACGGGAGCTGCCCGGCGTACGGGACGTTCGGGTCCTGGGCGCGATCGGCGTGGTCCAGCTGACGCACCAGGTCGACGTGGCCGCGGCGACGCGGGCCGCGGTCCGCGAGGGCGTGTGGGTGCGCCCCTTCCGGGATCTGATCTACGTGATGCCGCCGTTCGTCACGGGCGACGCCGACGTGGCCCGCATCTGCCGCGCGGTGTGCGCGGCGGCACAGGAGGGCTGA
- the bioB gene encoding biotin synthase BioB, whose translation MDLLNTLVDKGLRRELPTREEALAVLATSDDELLDVVAAAGKVRRQWFGRRVKLNYLVNLKSGLCPEDCSYCSQRLGSKAEILKYTWLKPEEASQAAAAGVAGGAKRVCLVASGRGPTDRDVDRVGKTIEAIKEQNEGVEVCACLGLLSDGQAERLKDAGADAYNHNLNTSEATYGQITKTHTYADRVDTVQKAHAAGLSACSGLIAGMGESDEDLVDVVYSLRELDSDSVPVNFLIPFEGTPLAKEWNLTPQRCLRILAMVRFVCPDVEVRIAGGREVHLRSMQPLALNIANSIFLGDYLTSEGQAGQADLDMIADAGFEVEGAGTTTLPAHRADALAAARAAAAQGPCGSSAAEAGCGSACGGCSGHEAVPARAAAEAPAPVPAGAPAQAPAGEVRSDLVAVRRRGAGTDLAPNA comes from the coding sequence ATGGACCTGCTGAACACCCTGGTGGACAAGGGGCTGCGGCGCGAGCTGCCGACCCGCGAAGAGGCGCTCGCCGTACTGGCGACCTCTGACGACGAACTGCTCGACGTGGTGGCCGCGGCCGGCAAGGTGCGCCGCCAGTGGTTCGGGCGTCGGGTCAAGCTGAACTACCTGGTCAACCTGAAGTCGGGCCTCTGCCCCGAGGACTGCTCGTACTGCTCGCAGCGGCTGGGCTCGAAGGCCGAGATCCTCAAGTACACGTGGCTGAAGCCAGAGGAGGCCTCCCAGGCGGCCGCGGCGGGCGTCGCGGGCGGCGCCAAGCGCGTGTGCCTGGTGGCGAGCGGACGCGGCCCGACGGACCGCGACGTGGACCGGGTCGGCAAGACCATCGAGGCCATCAAGGAGCAGAACGAGGGCGTCGAGGTCTGTGCCTGCCTCGGTCTGCTCTCGGACGGCCAGGCCGAGCGTCTGAAGGACGCGGGTGCCGATGCCTACAACCACAACCTCAACACGTCCGAGGCCACGTACGGCCAGATCACCAAGACCCACACCTACGCGGACCGGGTCGACACGGTGCAAAAGGCGCATGCGGCGGGCCTGTCGGCCTGCTCCGGCCTGATCGCGGGCATGGGCGAGAGCGACGAGGACCTGGTCGACGTCGTCTACTCGCTGCGCGAGCTGGACTCGGACTCGGTGCCGGTCAACTTCCTGATCCCCTTCGAGGGCACTCCGCTGGCCAAGGAGTGGAACCTCACCCCGCAGCGCTGCCTGCGCATCCTGGCGATGGTCCGGTTCGTCTGCCCCGACGTGGAGGTCCGGATCGCCGGCGGCCGCGAGGTGCACCTGCGCTCGATGCAGCCGCTCGCGCTGAACATCGCCAACTCGATCTTCCTCGGCGACTACCTCACCAGTGAGGGCCAGGCCGGCCAGGCCGACCTCGACATGATCGCGGACGCCGGTTTCGAGGTGGAGGGCGCCGGTACGACGACCCTGCCGGCGCACCGCGCGGACGCGCTGGCCGCGGCCCGGGCGGCGGCGGCCCAGGGCCCGTGCGGCTCCTCGGCGGCCGAGGCGGGCTGCGGTTCGGCGTGCGGCGGCTGCTCGGGCCACGAGGCCGTTCCCGCCCGGGCCGCGGCCGAAGCGCCGGCGCCCGTGCCCGCCGGGGCGCCGGCCCAGGCTCCGGCCGGGGAGGTCCGCTCGGACCTGGTGGCGGTCCGCCGCCGGGGCGCGGGAACGGACCTCGCCCCCAATGCCTGA
- the purB gene encoding adenylosuccinate lyase, with protein sequence MTAKPRIPNVLAGRYASAELAVLWSPEYKVTLERRLWLAVLRAQKDLGIEVPDAALADYERVLETVDLASIAEREKVTRHDVKARIEEFNALAGHEHVHKGMTSRDLTENVEQLQIRLSLELARDRTVAVLARLGKLAGEHAELVMAGRSHNVAAQATTLGKRFATAADELLVAYARLEDLLGRYPLRGIKGPVGTAQDMLDLLGGDAAKLADLEQRIAAHLGFAQAFTSVGQVYPRSLDYDVVTALVQLAAAPSSIAKTIRLMAGHELVTEGFKPGQVGSSAMPHKMNTRSCERVNGLMVILRGYASMTGELAGDQWNEGDVSCSVVRRVALPDAFFAFDGLLETFLTVLDEFGAFPAVVARELDRYLPFLATTKVLMGAVRAGVGREAAHEVIKEHAVASALAMREQGAERNELLDKLAADERMPLDRAQLDALMADKLSFTGAAGDQVAAVISRIEAIAKQHPEAAGYAPGSIL encoded by the coding sequence GTGACAGCCAAGCCCCGCATCCCCAATGTCCTGGCCGGCCGCTACGCCTCCGCGGAGCTCGCCGTCCTGTGGTCCCCCGAGTACAAGGTGACGCTGGAGCGGCGGCTGTGGCTCGCCGTTCTCCGCGCCCAGAAGGACCTCGGCATCGAGGTCCCGGACGCCGCCCTCGCCGACTACGAGCGCGTCCTGGAGACCGTCGACCTCGCCTCCATCGCCGAGCGCGAGAAGGTCACCCGGCACGACGTGAAGGCCCGCATCGAGGAGTTCAACGCCCTCGCCGGCCACGAGCACGTCCACAAGGGCATGACCTCGCGCGACCTCACCGAGAACGTCGAGCAGCTCCAGATCCGGCTCTCGCTGGAGCTGGCCCGCGACCGTACGGTCGCCGTCCTCGCCCGCCTCGGCAAGCTGGCCGGCGAGCACGCCGAGCTGGTCATGGCCGGCCGCTCCCACAACGTCGCCGCGCAGGCGACCACCCTGGGCAAGCGCTTCGCGACGGCGGCCGACGAGCTGCTGGTCGCCTACGCCCGGCTGGAGGACCTGCTCGGCCGCTACCCGCTGCGCGGGATCAAGGGCCCGGTCGGCACCGCCCAGGACATGCTCGACCTGCTGGGCGGCGACGCCGCCAAGCTGGCCGACCTGGAGCAGCGGATCGCCGCCCACCTCGGCTTCGCCCAGGCCTTCACCTCCGTCGGCCAGGTCTACCCGCGCTCGCTCGACTACGACGTGGTCACCGCCCTGGTGCAGCTGGCCGCCGCCCCCTCCTCGATCGCGAAGACCATCCGCCTGATGGCCGGCCACGAACTGGTCACCGAGGGCTTCAAGCCCGGCCAGGTCGGCTCCTCCGCGATGCCCCACAAGATGAACACCCGCTCCTGCGAGCGCGTCAACGGCCTGATGGTCATCCTGCGCGGCTACGCCTCGATGACCGGCGAGCTGGCCGGCGACCAGTGGAACGAGGGCGACGTGTCCTGCTCCGTGGTCCGCCGGGTGGCCCTGCCCGACGCGTTCTTCGCGTTCGACGGACTGCTGGAGACCTTCCTGACGGTCCTCGACGAGTTCGGCGCCTTCCCGGCCGTCGTGGCCCGCGAGCTGGACCGCTACCTGCCGTTCCTCGCGACCACCAAGGTCCTGATGGGCGCTGTGCGGGCGGGTGTCGGCCGCGAGGCCGCCCACGAGGTCATCAAGGAGCACGCCGTGGCCTCCGCGCTCGCCATGCGCGAGCAGGGTGCCGAGCGCAACGAGCTGCTGGACAAGCTGGCCGCCGACGAGCGGATGCCGCTGGACCGGGCCCAGCTCGACGCCCTGATGGCCGACAAGCTGTCCTTCACCGGCGCGGCCGGTGACCAGGTCGCCGCGGTGATCTCTCGTATCGAGGCGATCGCCAAGCAGCACCCGGAGGCCGCCGGGTACGCGCCGGGGTCGATCCTCTGA
- the bioD gene encoding dethiobiotin synthase, translated as MTVLMVSGTGTEIGKTVVTAAVAAAAVAAGRSVAVLKPAQTGMEPGAPGDAAEVVRLAGPSVTAVELARYPEPLAPDTAARRAGLPTLSPAQIADAARELSRSHDLVLVEGAGGLLVRFDEAGHTLADAARLLDAPVLVVTPPALGTLNSTTLTAEALRARGLSSPGVVIGSWPAEPDLACRCNLADLPSSSGLPLVGVVPESSGSLSPESFREAAPTWLSADLAGSWSPAAFLTAWQA; from the coding sequence ATGACGGTACTGATGGTCTCGGGCACGGGCACGGAGATCGGAAAGACGGTGGTCACGGCGGCGGTCGCGGCCGCCGCGGTGGCGGCGGGCCGCTCGGTGGCCGTCCTGAAGCCGGCTCAGACGGGTATGGAACCCGGCGCTCCGGGCGACGCGGCGGAGGTGGTCCGCCTCGCCGGTCCTTCGGTCACGGCGGTGGAACTGGCCCGCTATCCGGAACCGCTGGCCCCGGACACGGCGGCCCGGCGGGCCGGGCTGCCGACGCTCTCCCCCGCGCAGATCGCGGACGCGGCCCGGGAGCTGTCCCGCTCCCACGACCTGGTCCTGGTGGAGGGGGCGGGCGGGCTGCTGGTCCGCTTCGACGAGGCCGGCCACACCCTGGCCGACGCGGCCCGCCTGCTCGACGCCCCGGTCCTGGTGGTCACCCCGCCGGCCCTCGGCACCCTCAACTCCACGACCCTGACTGCGGAGGCCCTCCGGGCGCGGGGCCTGTCGTCGCCGGGCGTGGTCATCGGCAGCTGGCCGGCGGAGCCGGACCTGGCCTGCCGCTGCAACCTGGCCGACCTCCCCTCGTCCTCGGGGCTCCCGCTGGTGGGCGTCGTACCCGAATCCTCGGGATCCCTGTCGCCGGAGTCCTTCCGCGAGGCCGCCCCGACGTGGCTCTCCGCCGACCTCGCGGGATCGTGGTCTCCGGCGGCCTTCCTGACGGCCTGGCAGGCCTGA